The genome window AAAATGGTTTTCACGTTTCCCACATTGCCTGATGCCTTTAGCCAAAACTAACAGGACGACAAACAATCCATAATTGAGATCATGCAAGCATGCCCTACTTATCTTTGCAGCTAGCAGGCAAAATAACAGTCTTTCCAGATTCTGCCGGATGCATGAAAGCTCCAAGAGTACAGTAATTTTGGCTCCACATATATACAAGGAAATATCTATTTGACACACATTTTAGATCATTGGATTTAAACACTTTCAACGGTTGAGATTGGATTTGatttatatacatttatttatttttttcaaacaaaatgaATATCTTTGGAAATATTATGTGTGTCAAAAAGTTAATCTAAAAGTAAAAAGTTGTGGCTTACATAAATGTTATTGTAGGATGTTTTGAACAAAAAAGTTTAACTTATTCTGTGTAAAAACGTGAACGGTGTGCcaagaaattttttcaaaagcaaagaCAAGTGATTGTCTTTCGACAATGACATGATATCACAGTAGTGGGGATAACGCTGTGACATTTCAAATCACCTATTCAACCTACATCTATAtactgtatatatatgttctctttgtttttttgtgggaaaaaaatagttagaaaataattgagaCAAGGTCGGTGCCGTACGTCCATGCAAACTCATATTCACAGCCAAACAAACTCATTTTCGTATTGATATAATTTAAATCTTTCAGtacacaagaagaagaagatcacaAATTTGATGAACATCTCAAAATTCTAAAGACCAAACAAGATCACTGCAACAAAGGATACCATGACGTAAtgcatgatatatataatatatgtttatatatatagtagctaagttatttttctcttttgaatcTTATGGTGCATGCATGATTATATGTCACTGCAACCATTGATTCAAAATGTGCAGGAGGAGTTTTTGATTAAAGCAGAGCGAGCCGGCGAATATCGACAGGGTAAGCGTCCGAGGCACGAACAGCGCTGTATGCTCTCCTTGCTACGACGTTGTTTCCGGCCTCAGTTGGATGAAATGCATCCCAAAACAGATACTCATTCCTATTTTGGCATGGAGTTTGGAGAGGAAGACATGTAATTTGGCCATTGTTCCTCCCTACCCCACAGCACCCTGCGTTTGTAACTCTAAATCCTgaaatcaaaacaaacaaagaaaaaaagaatgttCCATTCGCGTCACATAATTCTTCTCCTAAAAGttcaaaaagtgaaaataaaaattaccaCTAAGTTTTAagtaatatttgtttttgtgacAAATGTATTTTAATTGATTCTGTAAAAATTAACGAAAAAGCGAGACGCGACCAAGTTACTTCATTACTTAACTGGTTATGTGACCGCTTTTTCGTTAATTTGAACGGAATGAActaaaagaagaacaaatagGGTAGAAATGTCACAGAATAAAACAGTtttattttgaagttgaatAAAAGAGGGGGTTTTGAAATTAGCCCCTGTATTTACCATATTGTGCAGGGCTGGTTATTATGTCCTGGAAAATGCCATAAGAGTCTACGAAGATAACTCTTGCATCTGATAGGTTAGTGTTGAATTCATTGGCAAGTGCCTTCAGCTTGCTATTGAAAATTTGGTTTGcggagtttattttttctacGCACGATGCACCATCTGGGCTATTTTGGGCCAATTCATTTGGACTGCAACCTATTTGACCAATTCCAAACAACACAATCTTCCTTGCTCCATAATTGTACAAAATCTATACAACACACGCCAATCAGCATTcaacaattaaaaatacaattcttgtaaaaaaaaccaactaaTGGGAACTGGCTGTGTATaggtatatatgtatgtatgtataatgTATGCATGCACACGAAACAAGTACTCAAATACATACCCATCTACAACCGTATACATAAATAGAACTCGACCCCAAGAAGGCCCAAATGTCAACTCAAAGATAGATCTGGTCAGAGAATAAACTTAAGGCCTATTTTAAACATGGGCAAGATCTGGGCTCACAGTTATCAAAATTCATATGAGATTAATAAGAAATGTTCTCTCATCAAATTGTCGAACAATATAAGATATCATGTGTAACCATGAAAAATGTTTTAGATGAACCTAAATgcacaaaaaatgaatggAATGGGGAGAAAGACTAACCCTTAGTTGCTGACTGTAATCTTGGATAAGAGAAGTAGCATATTCCTCGGTAGTAAATTGGTTGCCGGTGGAGTAAAATTGTGGCATGAAATAGTTGTTGAGGTAATCGTTGCTGCCTAACCCAACTGAGTATATGCATTTGCCCAGATAATTTGCAGCTTGGTCCTCATCGCCAAGTAAGTTTACAACTTGGGACACTACGTTCTGGTAATTCTTTACCTGACCACTAAATGTAATCCGGCCTCCCTGCAACATTCAAAAACATGATTAGAATATAATTAACATTATAAACACATGCATAATTATGTTTTAGTGAATATATGTGTCATGAAAAAAGTTGTAATTACCAATTGACGTCCAGTTTCCTCTCTAATCCCAGCAGCTGCAGATGCAAAGTTTACTCCTTTGAGTATGTCTTGGCCTCTAGCAGTTGCATAGGGTGGAATATAatcatcaaaacccaaaagctCAGCTGCAGATAATTTGAAGGACACTTGATCATCAGTACATATATCATATAGAGTTATGCTGAATTTTactgttttggttttttactttttacacaagcagttttcttttcctgGTCTTGAATTATGTGACCATGTAGTTTATTTTTGggatttctgggttttttaGAAAGCAACAGTTGAAAGGATCAGAGAAATAAATTTCACTCTTTAATATCATAAATAAGGAAGGCAGATGGGTTGAGAACTACTATAGCATtctttattgttattttattttcaaagaaatgAATAGGAGAGGCATGGTACTTTAACAAATGGTCCCTCAGAATGCAGATGATAATCATAAAGGCTGCATGTATCCAAAATCCAAGACACACAGAGAAGTCTTAGTTTCAAAATCCCATTACCAAAACGCTTAGCTACTTCCTAGAGCATGATTAGATGAGGAAAATAAAGAGATTAAGTGATCATTAACAAGTTAgcagaaaatgaattatggggagagagagagagagagagagagagagaagggcgGTGGGAGCTCACCAACAACATCAACAGTGGTTTTGCCGTTGGAAAATCTTCCAGTAGGTCCACCAAAGTCGATCCCATAAGGCAAATAATCAGCTCTGGCCAAGGACTGAAGCTGGTTATTATTGCCATTATCGACCAAGGAGTCTCCAAATATGAAGTAGCAAGGCACTTGTGGTGCAGCTCTAGCCCCAATATTGCACCACAAGTTCAACGCCAAAACCACAACCACACACACCGCCCACATTTTGTTCATCATTGGCCCaaatttagaaataaaaacttaaagaTAGCAACGAATGAAAATGACCAAGAAGATGGAAAGGTAGATATGATGTGCgtgtgaggaacttaaaagCAAGGTGCATGAGTATATATAATAGTGGGAGGCCAGCCAAAGCAAATGAGATTGGATATGTCGACATAGCTTTTACAGTTGAGAGAGTTAGTTCGATGCATTAATTTCACGCGGATATAATGTGAGACTGTCTATGGCAAAGGCCAGCTCTgacacctctctctctctctctctctctctctctctcctctctgcTCTCTGCTCTGAATTCTCATAAGTTTTTGAATTCCAATAACTTATTGCTCTTGCATTTCATCACAGTGTTGTAACTAACGTCAATGACATCCAATCTGTAATTAATCAGGAAGGCACCACTGGCTTTCCATGCAAATTTGTGTAGTTCCTAGGACCCTAGCTAAATTTAGACACCATTGGCTTCTAGCTAGGTTTGTTCTCTAACCTATTTTTACCAAAGGTGAAGGTGAGCCATTGACGACAGAAATTGGAGACCAATTTGGACTTTGAAAGGGACCACCATATATGTTCATCAATGATAAATAATTAATGTTTAATCCTAACTGAGTATGTAACTAATTATATGTGCAGCGCCCTGGCATTCAAATTTGAGTATCTCTTCCGTAGTTTAGATTAtaatttagagtaatttagaCTGTGATTTTGTATCAAAGAAATTAATTCGATGTGCACAGTCAATCTTCTCTAGAGCTCTGTGGCCCCTCTGAGACAGTCTTTCTGTCCATCGTTTACTTTGGCTCATCACCAATTAGTGCATTACAGAGCTGATGAAGCaaattggaagagagagagagagagagagagagagagagagagagagctatgTATTATGATCTTTGAAAAAGGGTCATGGGGAACAGATCACTTCAAGGGCTGAGATTCAAGACTACAGTGACATAATTGAATGGTGTGCAGAGAGCAAAGAAGCTGTCGAGCAATGACATTGGTGTTGAACATGTTATACAAAAATGTACCAACCCACATGCCATTTAATGTGGGAGGGTGGCcaaattaaatgttttggGGGGGACCAAGTCATTGCATACCGTGTAAAGAAAAAAGCCTTAACCACCATCTCCCTATAACATGATCAAGAAGAAATAAGAAACGCAGTTGGTAAGAAAGGATGTCTCTGCTAGCTAAGTTGTCATTGACTTATGGCGTCGGTGGTTTCCATTTCATGCGGAGGAGAAGACAGACAAATGAACAATGTAGTGAAGGCCAACTACAAAAGAGGCAAACCCAGCTACTCAAAACATGAGGAGCAGTATGAatctaacttctttttttggccaaaacaGTAAACGCCTAACTACAAATAAGCCGAGTAACCCCAAAAACAAGCCTGTcaaatttttccttttttaaatttgaaccCACAAAAGAGAAGCAAACCATAGTGAAATTTGAAAGGGGTATTCATGATGCAGATACCGTGAGTCAACTGGAGTCTGGACACGTTTTTCTGGTCAACTTGAAGGGGGTGTTGAGTCAAACCTTTTtaagctctttttttttttgggttttaaagtCAACCTTTTTAAGTTGACTCAGAAGGGAAAGAAAGGTGGCATAAGTTGAAAACCCTCACCTCCATTGAAACCAACTATTTTTATC of Prunus dulcis chromosome 4, ALMONDv2, whole genome shotgun sequence contains these proteins:
- the LOC117624522 gene encoding GDSL esterase/lipase At5g45670-like → MMNKMWAVCVVVVLALNLWCNIGARAAPQVPCYFIFGDSLVDNGNNNQLQSLARADYLPYGIDFGGPTGRFSNGKTTVDVVAELLGFDDYIPPYATARGQDILKGVNFASAAAGIREETGRQLGGRITFSGQVKNYQNVVSQVVNLLGDEDQAANYLGKCIYSVGLGSNDYLNNYFMPQFYSTGNQFTTEEYATSLIQDYSQQLRILYNYGARKIVLFGIGQIGCSPNELAQNSPDGASCVEKINSANQIFNSKLKALANEFNTNLSDARVIFVDSYGIFQDIITSPAQYGFRVTNAGCCGVGRNNGQITCLPLQTPCQNRNEYLFWDAFHPTEAGNNVVARRAYSAVRASDAYPVDIRRLALL